The Vigna unguiculata cultivar IT97K-499-35 chromosome 11, ASM411807v1, whole genome shotgun sequence genomic sequence GCATCACTACACATCCCCCAAACCACTGAAACAATAATACTCATAAATTATAGATCACGACAACactaaacattttaaaattaaaatacagatACTGACAGAATTTGCGTAACAGAATGTGAATTTTGGAGTTAATAGTGCGAATGATTAAAGGGTAGATTATTCCCTAAAACgatctaattttaatataaaatgcgAGGAAGAGAAAAACGGAGTAAAAAGaaatggaatgaggaagaagaTGTAGGGGGATAGGATCGAGAAACATGGTTACCATACCATGGTTCAGACAGAGAGGAAGACGAAGTCGTCGTGGTCGTTTAGGTTGAAGGGAATGAAAACGAGAACGAAAAGAAAAAGGCACAAGAAGAAATGCAGGCGAAGCCGATTCAACTTCTGAACTGATATCAGGGCCCAAAGCCCAAATAATTCAATCCAAACTTAACTGTAGGATattgcttcctgcaccccaCCAATTATGCAACCACacattattagaaaaaaaaaaaaaacttattctgaaatttttaaaataagaactCACTTTTTAGGAATggaaaactaaatattttgaGAATTTGGAGAGTGCATAGAGAAATTGTTgtggtgcaggaagaaaatattttttgaaaagaaagaccCAACAAGTTCTGTTGTTATCAACAGCTCAATAACTACTGAGTACTTctttctaaaaatgaaatagATGGGTTAATTTTTGAACGTGGAagtaaatttgaagaaaaaaaaagggatgTGGGTGAGATTATCAGAAACATTTCCAGCCACATATGAAGATGTTGCTGCAAACGCGATTCCTCTCCTCGGTTCAACACACCTTCCTCGTCTTCTCTCCCATTCTCACCAAACCTACCTTCAGAATCACTGTTAGATCGCAAAAATCTTCTTCTGAATCTTCAGATGATGATTCCGCTCCGAAGGGGTTCGGTTTATCGGACACTGCCACCACTGCAAACAGTAAAAAGAAACAGAAGCAGAAACAGAAGGGGCAGAGAGAAAGGGCCTCCGTAATACGCCGAACTCCGCTTGAAAAACCCGCTTTTGTTTCGGAGAAACAAGAGGGTGGTAAGGCCAAGGAAGAGGGCAAGAACGAAAGCGCTTTTCTTCTTGCAATGCTCGGTTTCGGCATCGTCATTTTCATTGAGGGCATTGGTCTTGCAGCATCTGGTACACCCTTCTTCAAATTAAATTCATCTATTATTCACTCTTTATTTCAAACCTTAAACAACTGTGAGTGTGTCAGTAGTAGATTCAAGGTATCAGATTTAATTCAGTGACTATTGCTTGAAGGGCTTAACTTTTCAAACACTTCTGATTAATCGGTTGTGTCACTTAGCAGATATTTATAATGACAATGGCTTTATCTGTGTTAGAATATTGTGCATCTTCTCGTTGAGCTGTTTATTAGTCTCGTTCAAATCCTTTCAAAAACAATGATCATGGAAGTCAAAATTCAGAGCTTGCCATGACCAAAGTGCCATGCTCAAGTGTTGGATATGTAA encodes the following:
- the LOC114168721 gene encoding protein LOW PSII ACCUMULATION 2, chloroplastic, whose protein sequence is MKMLLQTRFLSSVQHTFLVFSPILTKPTFRITVRSQKSSSESSDDDSAPKGFGLSDTATTANSKKKQKQKQKGQRERASVIRRTPLEKPAFVSEKQEGGKAKEEGKNESAFLLAMLGFGIVIFIEGIGLAASGFLPQEWDQFLVKYLYPSFTPTVFLFVAGTVAYGVFKYLQNEKITEQK